The DNA window CTGCGAGCGAGCAGACGCCCCCGCGCGCGCCGACACGCAACAACAGAACCGCCGCCCGACGGAAGTCGTCGAGCGGCGGTGAATGCCGGTTACCGCGCGATTACTTGTGACCAGCCGCGGTGCTGTCTGCGACCCCCATCCTGGACTTCACCCGGGTCATCGATTGCTCGCGCCAACTCTTGTAGGCCGCCATCTGCTCGGGCGTGAAGACGCCCGCGAGCTTGGCATCGGTCGCGTCACGCAGATTCGCCACGTCCTTCTGGAGAGCCGCCCGGTTCGCGGGGGTCCGATCGACCGCGGCGTACTTCATTCGGATCTGCCGGAGCTGATAGGCATGGTCGAGGAGAATGGGGCGAGCCTTGTCGCGTTGCTCCTGACTGACGTTGAGCGTGTCGGCGAGCTGCTTGAGCTGGTGGCCGACTTCGGCCTTCAGCGCCGCCCGAGCGCTGTCCGAGAGAGCGGGCATCCGGGGCGCTGCCGCCGCGGCCGCTGCCGCGGGTGCAGCTGCCGCGGGTGCAGCCGCTGCGGGTGCAGCCGGTGCTGCGGGTGCAGCCGCCGTAGGCGCAGCCGGGGCCGAAGCGGCGGGCTGAGCGGCGGCCGCGGGCTTCGCCTTCGTGGTGTCCGCGGCGGCCTTCGAATCAGAGCCGCGGCGGCGAGCCGACGCGGGCAGCGCCACGACCATCAGGGTGAGACCGAGCAACAGGACCAAACGGGTACGACTTCCGGAATTCCACATGACGAGCGCACCTCCCCAGATTTCGCCGAGAACTTGCGGCCACTCGGGCCGCGGAAAACGACCTCGCCGAGCTGGGGCAGTACGGATCTCGCGGCGCAAAAGCTAGCACTTTCCCATTCGTTCCGCGCTTGGGGCCCCCATCGCGCTCGAATTCTTGACCCTGCCGCGGGCGGCCCGTAGCATCCAAGGCTCATGGAATCCATGGTGAGCAAGAGCTTCGGGCACTACACGATTCTCCGGAAGCTCGGCAGTGGCGGCATGGGTGTGGTGTACGAGGCCGAGGACTCGAAGCTCGGCCGGCGGGTCGCCCTCAAATTCCTGACGCCGGAGATGGGCCAGGATGCGCAGGCCTTGGAGCGCTTCCAGCGCGAGGCACGTGCAGCGTCCGCACTGAATCACCCCGGCATTTGCACCATCTTCGCCATCGAGCAGCTCGAGCAGCAGCATTTCATCGTGATGGAGCTGCTCGAAGGCGAGAACCTCGCCCAGAAGCTGAACGGCCGGGCGCTGCCGCTCGACCAGACCCTCTCGCTCGGAATCCAGATCGCCGACGCGCTCGAGTCGGCGCACGCGAAGGGCATCGTTCACCGCGATATCAAGCCCGCCAACATCTTCGTGAGCTCTCGCGGGCAGGCCAAGATCCTCGACTTCGGCCTGGCCAAGGTGGGCGGCGAACGCCGAGCGGCGCCGGCCGCGGGTGTCGCCTCGCACATGGAAACCGTCGGCCCTCGGGAAGAGCTGACGATGCCCGGAACCACGCTCGGCACCGTGGCCTACATGTCGCCCGAACAGGCGCGCGGCCAGCTCACCGACGCGCGCACCGATCTCTTTTCCTTCGGCGCCGTCCTGTACGAGATGGCGACCGGCATCAAGCCGTTCGAGGGCGACACCTCGGCGATCATCTACGAGGCCATCCTGAATCGCGAGCCGCCGCTGGTGGACCAGGTGAATCCCGCTCTGCCCGCCGGGCTGAGCCGGATTCTCGAGAAGGCGCTCGAGAAGGATCGCAACCTTCGCTATCAGAGCGCGACCGACCTCAAGACCGACCTGATTCGGCTCAAGCGCGACGTCGAGTCGGGCGCGCGCCGGGCGTCGGACGCCGTCGAGAGCCGCGGGGGCGCGAGTCGGGCCCAGGCCGAAAAATCGATCGCCGTGCTCTATTTCGAGAACCTGAGCGGGGTGAAGGAAGACGAATACCTGCGCGACGGCATCACCGAAGACATCATCACCGAGCTGTCGAAGATCCGCGGGTTGAACATCTTTTCGCGTCCGACGGTGCTCGCCTATCGCGACAAGCAGGTGACGCCGGCTCAGATCGGCCAGCAGTTGAAGGCCGCCTACGTGCTGGCGGGCAGTCTGCGACGCGCCGGCACTCGGCTGCGCATCAACGCCCAGCTGGTGGACACGCACACCGACTTTCCGCTGTGGTCGGAGCGCTACGACCGGGAAATGAAGGACGTCTTCGAGGTGCAGGACGAGATCGCGCGCAAGATCGCGGAGGCGCTGCGCATCACGCTCTCGCCCCAGGAGCAGGCGGCGCTGGCCGCCAAGCCCACCGAGAACCTCCAGGCCTACGATCTCTACCTGCGTGGCAAGAGCTACGCGCGCCGCCTGACCCGTCACGACTCGGAATTCGCACTCCAGATGTTCGAGAGCGCGGTGGCGCAGGATCCCGAGTTCGCACTGGCTCACGCCGCGATCGCCAACGTCTGCGCCAGCTACTACTACCTGTACGATCGGGAACGGAAGTGGATCGATCGCGCCGAATCGGCCTGCGAGCGCGCGGTCGCGCTCAGGCCGCATCTGCCCGAGGTGGAGGTGGCGCGCGGCTGGATCCACTACGCCGCCGATCTGGTCGAGGAATCGATCGGCTGCGCCCGGCGCGCGATCGAGCTCAAGAGCGATTGCGAGGGCGCCTACTACCTGCTGTTGCGCGCGCTGTTCTCGGCCGGTCGCAACGTCGAGGTCGCCGAGATCACGGATGCCGCGCTCGAATCGAGCGGCAACGACTACAACATCTACGTGCCGATCGAAAACGCGCTGGCGGTGCTGGGCAAGGAGGAGGCGCTGCGCAACGTGCGCCAGCGCTCGATCCAGGCGCTCGAAAACCATCTCAAGGAGATGCCCGAGGACGCCCGCGCGAGAACGCTGCTCGCCACCGACTACGCGGCCCTCGAGCGGGTCGAGGACGCGATTCGCGAGGCCAGTCTCGCCATGGTGCTGCGACCCGACGAGGCCATGGTGCACTACAACGCCGCCTGCACCTTCTGCGCCCTCAATCGCAAGGCCGAAGCCCTCGACGCGATGAGCCGCGCCTGGAAGGCCGGCTATCGCGATCCGATCTGGGCGCGGCGTGATCCGGATCTGATGCTGCTCCACGGCGAGCCCGAATTCGACCGGCTCTATCCGGCGGTGCCCGGGACGGCGTGATGCCAGGGCGGGCCGCTCGACTCGGCGTGGCGTGTTTCGCCGCGGCAGGAGTCCTGCTGCTCCGACCCGATGCGGCTCGCGCCGGGTCCGCCCCGGCGGATTCGCTGGCCGCCACTCCGGCGGTCCCGAGGTCGGACTCGGTCGCCGCGCCCGACCCCACGCGCCTCGCGGAGATCCAGCTCGCGCTCGAGAGGTATCACGATATCCAGGTGTTTTTCGGTCCTGAGAACCTGCTCGGTCACCGCGCCACCGCGTCCTCTGACGGGATCTCGATCCAGACCCGGTACAGCGGGATCTCCAACGTGCGCGCGACGTCGGAGGAACGGGCGTACTCCTGGAGCGAGATGGATTCGGTCCGCGTGCGTCGAGCCGGACACGGAATCGGTCCGATCGTCGGGGGAGTGGTCGGATTCAGCGTCGGCGTCGGCGTGGCCATCTCCGAAAGCCCGGATAGCGTTCTCCCAGGCGGAGAGGGACCGAACGGCGTCCCCATCCTGCTCGGCCTCGTCGCCGGAACGGGACTCGGCTACCTGATCGATCACGCCGGGCCGTGGCACCGGGTCTATCCCTAGCTTCCTGGGGCCGCCAGGCGTCAGCTCACGCGTTTCGGCTCTCCGGCCGCCGACTCCCGTTCCACCGCCTCGAGCACCCGCCGCGTTTCGGGCGAGAGCCAGTCCACTTCGCCGGATTGAGCCACCGCCACGCGGCCGGCTCGATCGAGCACCACGGTATGGGGAACGCGCGGACAGGGTATGCGGGCGCGCAGCTCGCCCGGACCATCGAGCAGCACCGGGAGCCGCAGGCGCTGGCGGCCGACATAGCGCGCCACCGAGGGGAAGGGATCGAACGCCACCAGCACGATGCGCAGCTCGCCGCTTCGAAACTCCTGCGCCAATGAATCGAGCGCTGCCGATTGCGCGCGCGAATCGCGCTCCCACGGCGCCCAGTAGTGAATGAGCAACGGATGCTCGGCCGAGCGCACGCGCGCCATGCCGACCGGCACCACCGGCAGCACCACGTCGCACGAGACGGCGGCGCGTCGTTCCACAGGGATCAGTGCGAGCGGCCGGGGCCGATCCCGGCCGCGATCCACGCGAATCAGCTCGACGCGCCAGGCGATGACGCCGGCCAGCAGAAAGGCCAGGACGATCAGGGGAATCAGCGCGTGGCGGCGCTGCACGGCGGTCAGGAAGTCGGTGTCGAAGGGGAGTCCGCGAGCATGGCTCGCGAGCCCATCAACCAGCGCGTCCAGCGCGCCAGGCTGTCGAGCACCACCACCACCAGCAGCGCCATGACGATCAGCGTGACCACGCTTTGCAGCTTGGCGGGAGCGGGAGCGGCGACGAACGCCGCCCACAGCGACGGCGCGCCGGCGAGCAGTTGGGGGCGCAGGTAGTTGACCGACAGATTGAGCCAGCCCGCGGTCAGCGTGTTGACGATCATGAAGGCCAGCGGCACCAGCGTGCACCACGCGTAGCGCGCGCGCCCCATATTGATGAGGACCGAGGTGCCGATCGCGAGCGCGAACGCCGCCAGCATCTGGTTGCACACTCCGAGCATCGGCCACACCGTGCTCACGCTGCCGGTCCACACGAAATAGCCCCAGCCGAGCACCGCCAGCGCGCTGAACAGGGCCGCGGGCGCCATCCCTCGCCAATCGCGCAGCGAGGGCACCGCCATGCCGCCCACTTCCTGCAGCATGTAGCGCGTGACGCGCGTGCCGGCATCGATCAGGGTCAGCACGAACAGTGCCTCGAACATGATGGCGAAGTGGTACCAGAACGCCATCAGATTCTTCAGGAAGGGCAGCGCCGAGAAGATCTGCGCCATTCCGACCGCCAGCGACACCGCGCCGCCCGGGCGTCCCGCGAGCTGCTCCCCGACCTGGGCCTCCAGCACGTGCAGGTTCTGCACCGCCATGCCGAGCTTCGCGAACACCTCGGGGCGCGCGTTAATCGCGAAGTAGTCGGCGGGCTGGAGCGCGCAGGCGGCGATCAGCGCGATCACGCCGACGAAGCCCTCGAGCACCATGGCGCCGTAGGAGATCGGCAGGATGTCGCGCTCGCGATCGATCATCTTGGGCGTGGTCCCCGAGGCGATCAGCGAGTGGAATCCCGAGATCGCGCCGCAGGCGATGGTGATGAACACGTAGGGGAAGAGCGTGCCGGGGAACACCGGGCCGCCGCCGTGGATGAACGGCGTCAGCGCCGGCATCTGCAGCTTCGGGTTGACCAGGATCACGCCGATCGCGAGCAGGCCGATCGCGCCGATCTTCATGAAGCTCGAAAGGTAGTCGCGCGGGGCGAGCAGCAGCCACACCGGCAGCACCGCGGCGACGAAGCCGTAGACCATGACGCCGGCGGCGATGCCTTTCTCCGGGTACAGGAACCACGCGCGCATCGGCGAGCCCTGGATCCACGCGCCGGCCGCGACCGCCAGCAGCAGCGCGATCACCCCGAAGATCGTGACGCCGCGAATCGCGCCCGGGCGGACGCCCTTGAGCCACAGTCCCATCGCCAGCGCGATCGGAATGGTGAGCGCGATGCTGAACACGCCCCAGGCGCTCTCCTTCAAGGAGTTCACCACCACCAGCGCCATCGCCGCGAGCGCCACGATCATCACGAACACGATCGCGATCGCGGTCGCCGCCCCGGTCACCGGACTGACCTCCTCGCGGGCGATGTTGGCGAGCGAGCGACCGCCGTGGCGGACGGAGGCCGTGAGGATCACGAAGTCATGGGCGCCGCCGGCCAGCACCGAGCCGACCAGCAGCCAGAGGAACCCCGGCAGGTAGCCGAACTGCGCCGCCAGCACCGGCCCGATCAGCGGGCCCGCGCCGGCGATCGCCGCGAAATGGTGACCGAACAGCACCCAGCGGTGGGTGGGAACGTAGTCGCGACCGTCGCGCCGGGTGTGGGCCGGGGTCGTCTTCAGGTCGTCGAGCGTCGCCACCCGCGCGGCCAGGAACGCGCCGTAGGTGCGATAGCCGACCACCGCCGCCAGCGCGGAAATCACGACCAAGTAGAGTGCCGGCAATTCTCCTCCTCAGGGTTGTGAACCCGCAGAGACTCGCGAATTCTAGCTCAACTCGGCCCGCTCCGGCGCCGCAGCGCGTGCCACGCGAGGCCGTACACCAGCAGCGCCAGACCGAGGCAGGTGAGCGAGGTCGCGACGGTCACGAACATCGCCGAGTGATAGTCGGCGCTGCTCGCCGCCTCGCGCCAGTCCTCCCACACCAGCGCCAGCGCCGCGACCGCCGGCAGCAGCACCAGCGCCGCGATGCGGGCGGCGCGCTCCGGCGCCGAGAGTCGCTCGGTGGGAAGCGCCAGCGCCGGCTGCTCAGGCGCGCGTCGCGCGACGCCGCGCAGCACCCAGGCGATCGCCAGCAATCCGGCCAGCGTGCTCACGTGCTGGAGCAGTCGGAAGCAGCGCACCGGATACCCGAATACCGTGAACAGGGTGGCGCTCAGCGCCGGCAAGCGCATCACCACCGGGCTCCCGGCATGAGTGAAGGAATCCCAGGCGATGTGCGTGAGCGCGCCGACCCACAGCGAGAACAGGATCGCGGGAATCGAGCGGCTCGGCAGGCCCGGCCAGCGGGCGATCTGCTCGGCGGCGCGCGGCTGGAGCGATGCCGGCAGCAGGGCGGCGAGTGGAACCTTGAGCACCAGGTGGTAGATCACATAGGTGGCGA is part of the Candidatus Sulfotelmatobacter sp. genome and encodes:
- a CDS encoding DUF4184 family protein is translated as MPFTFAHPAAILPIRRAAPRRFVLSALVIGSMTPDFAYLMPGLVSRLQSHSLRGSVFFSLPVGFATYVIYHLVLKVPLAALLPASLQPRAAEQIARWPGLPSRSIPAILFSLWVGALTHIAWDSFTHAGSPVVMRLPALSATLFTVFGYPVRCFRLLQHVSTLAGLLAIAWVLRGVARRAPEQPALALPTERLSAPERAARIAALVLLPAVAALALVWEDWREAASSADYHSAMFVTVATSLTCLGLALLVYGLAWHALRRRSGPS
- a CDS encoding TlpA disulfide reductase family protein: MQRRHALIPLIVLAFLLAGVIAWRVELIRVDRGRDRPRPLALIPVERRAAVSCDVVLPVVPVGMARVRSAEHPLLIHYWAPWERDSRAQSAALDSLAQEFRSGELRIVLVAFDPFPSVARYVGRQRLRLPVLLDGPGELRARIPCPRVPHTVVLDRAGRVAVAQSGEVDWLSPETRRVLEAVERESAAGEPKRVS
- a CDS encoding carbon starvation protein A produces the protein MPALYLVVISALAAVVGYRTYGAFLAARVATLDDLKTTPAHTRRDGRDYVPTHRWVLFGHHFAAIAGAGPLIGPVLAAQFGYLPGFLWLLVGSVLAGGAHDFVILTASVRHGGRSLANIAREEVSPVTGAATAIAIVFVMIVALAAMALVVVNSLKESAWGVFSIALTIPIALAMGLWLKGVRPGAIRGVTIFGVIALLLAVAAGAWIQGSPMRAWFLYPEKGIAAGVMVYGFVAAVLPVWLLLAPRDYLSSFMKIGAIGLLAIGVILVNPKLQMPALTPFIHGGGPVFPGTLFPYVFITIACGAISGFHSLIASGTTPKMIDRERDILPISYGAMVLEGFVGVIALIAACALQPADYFAINARPEVFAKLGMAVQNLHVLEAQVGEQLAGRPGGAVSLAVGMAQIFSALPFLKNLMAFWYHFAIMFEALFVLTLIDAGTRVTRYMLQEVGGMAVPSLRDWRGMAPAALFSALAVLGWGYFVWTGSVSTVWPMLGVCNQMLAAFALAIGTSVLINMGRARYAWCTLVPLAFMIVNTLTAGWLNLSVNYLRPQLLAGAPSLWAAFVAAPAPAKLQSVVTLIVMALLVVVVLDSLARWTRWLMGSRAMLADSPSTPTS
- a CDS encoding protein kinase, with amino-acid sequence MESMVSKSFGHYTILRKLGSGGMGVVYEAEDSKLGRRVALKFLTPEMGQDAQALERFQREARAASALNHPGICTIFAIEQLEQQHFIVMELLEGENLAQKLNGRALPLDQTLSLGIQIADALESAHAKGIVHRDIKPANIFVSSRGQAKILDFGLAKVGGERRAAPAAGVASHMETVGPREELTMPGTTLGTVAYMSPEQARGQLTDARTDLFSFGAVLYEMATGIKPFEGDTSAIIYEAILNREPPLVDQVNPALPAGLSRILEKALEKDRNLRYQSATDLKTDLIRLKRDVESGARRASDAVESRGGASRAQAEKSIAVLYFENLSGVKEDEYLRDGITEDIITELSKIRGLNIFSRPTVLAYRDKQVTPAQIGQQLKAAYVLAGSLRRAGTRLRINAQLVDTHTDFPLWSERYDREMKDVFEVQDEIARKIAEALRITLSPQEQAALAAKPTENLQAYDLYLRGKSYARRLTRHDSEFALQMFESAVAQDPEFALAHAAIANVCASYYYLYDRERKWIDRAESACERAVALRPHLPEVEVARGWIHYAADLVEESIGCARRAIELKSDCEGAYYLLLRALFSAGRNVEVAEITDAALESSGNDYNIYVPIENALAVLGKEEALRNVRQRSIQALENHLKEMPEDARARTLLATDYAALERVEDAIREASLAMVLRPDEAMVHYNAACTFCALNRKAEALDAMSRAWKAGYRDPIWARRDPDLMLLHGEPEFDRLYPAVPGTA